One Brassica oleracea var. oleracea cultivar TO1000 chromosome C7, BOL, whole genome shotgun sequence genomic window carries:
- the LOC106304111 gene encoding SEC12-like protein 2, translating to MCDVSPRIREGRETWHIKLAREGEGGAMANTQTYGFPIYAADWIPEETVRSKIDKHKENSEDGIEPSSSLASRSCIALAGGGGEGRSGIPNVIVICRVDLETNSLLEQPVGRVVVSGLPYRMAAHPREGALICALPESCKRFDWENIMRPREGEELEEVINELEDVGQQLALEFNQEGSVLAAGGEDGTLRIFEWPSMKTILNESNAHGEVKNLTFSESGKFLVSLGGPLCRVWDVNASTAVASLSKEKDELFASCRFSVDNSGDEVLYIAAKTERGGSIITWDTTSWKRKQSKLLKNYSITAFNVSPDGKFLAFGTLEGDVLIISSTKMKTHQFVKKAHLGLVTALTFSPDSRFLVSVSFDSRAKLTVIEQKPETNGINWLVVFLLFVLLVVVSYYFLMVKGIIGKEYSL from the exons ATGTGTGACGTGTCTCCACGAATCAGAGAAGGGAGGGAGACTTGGCATATTAAGCTCGCACGAGAAGGAGAAGGAGGAGCAATGGCGAATACGCAGACTTACGGCTTTCCGATATACGCCGCGGACTGGATCCCGGAAGAAACCGTTAGATCGAAAATCGATAAGCATAAAGAGAATTCCGAAGATGGCATCGAGCCGTCGTCATCGTTGGCCTCCCGGAGCTGCATCGCGTTGGCCGGCGGAGGCGGAGAGGGACGAAGCGGGATCCCTAACGTCATCGTAATCTGTCGTGTTGATCTCGAAACCAATTCTCTATTAGAACAACCT GTGGGTAGGGTTGTGGTCAGTGGTCTTCCTTATAGAATGGCTGCTCATCCTCGGGAAGGTGCTCTTATCTGCGCATTGCCAGAGAGTTGCAA ACGGTTTGATTGGGAGAACATTATGAGGCCAAGGGAGGGTGAAGAGTTAGAGGAAGTGATTAACGAGTTAGAAGATGTTGGACAACAGTTAGCTCTAGAGTTTAATCAGGAGGGGTCTGTGCTTGCTGCTGGTGGGGAG GATGGAACTTTGAGGATTTTCGAATGGCCTAGTATGAAAACGATACTTAATGAATCTAACGCACATGGAGAAGTTAAAAACCTTACTTTCAG CGAAAGTGGTAAGTTTCTTGTATCTCTTGGAGGTCCACTTTGTCGGGTTTGGGACGTAAATGCTTCTACTGCCGTTGCTAGTCTATCAAAAGAGAAG GACGAGTTGTTTGCCTCCTGCAGATTCTCCGTTGACAATTCAGGCGATGAAGTTCTTTATATTGCTGCAAAGACTG AGCGTGGTGGGAGTATTATAACATGGGATACAACTTCATGGAAAAGAAAACAATCAAAGCTTTTGAAAAACTACTCTATTACGGCCTTTAATGTCTCACCTGATGGAAAATTTCTTGCATT CGGAACCCTTGAAGGAGATGTTTTGATAATTAGTTCAACAAAAATGAAGACTCATCAATTCGTTAAGAAAGCTCATCTCGGTTTGGTCACCGCACTTACTTTCTCCCCTGATTCAAG GTTCTTGGTGTCAGTATCTTTCGACTCAAGAGCAAAGCTAACCGTCATTGAACAAAAGCCTGAAACAA ATGGAATAAACTGGCTGGTGGTGTTTTTGTTGTTCGTGTTGCTAGTAGTGGTTTCGTATTATTTCTTGATGGTAAAGGGGATCATAGGTAAAGAATATAGCCTCTAA